The sequence TTAtcatacatcaatcaaatcattaattatttattttacatcaatcaaatcattgaatttaaattactaaaattactatattactcttaataaataatattattcaaattttattaacttttaaaaggacaaaatggtAACATATCATTTTATCTAaaaattaatcaatcaaatcaaactaactattatttatcaatcaaaccaaatacTATACAAactatcatttttatttatttttttatcatattagATAGATTACTTTTCtccatattattatcttatctTTAACTTCAAACGAACCCTTATTGTTTTACATAAACTATATTTTAATActtgtaaaaaatatatatatttgtaaatAAAGTAGGTTAGTTTTATGAATATATAAGTATATAGTTAGTTATAAAGTTTTTTGTATATATGGAATCTAATATCTATATATCTATTCATtcctttattttaaatgtcaaaATCTTCtgttatattttttatgaataattttaataatttatttgctCATTTTGTTAGTagtgtatatattattattattattgtgtaaCCATTAGAAATTTTATTTGACGCGTCAAAAATTTCGGGGTGTTGGATAGTTGGCATCGATGCTTTAAAAAGATTATTGAGATTCAAGCAAACCAAGAACCGTGGAAACTTTTTTTGAGCACTAgatttcaattaaaataaaaacaaactgTATTTTGGTTATGATGCATTTTCTGTTTAAAAGTTGCTCGCGAATTCTCTTGATCTCAtgtagtattattttttatttttgccgTTTATTTCCTGATACCCTTACACTGTATCTTGTTCCTTACAGCATATGTGAAGCATACTTCAAGAAACATGCCGAGAAAATTGGGTAAATATCTTGTTGCAGACGTGGATTATTATAATGAAAGAGACCTTAATATTGTATTTCGATTTCCTAATGAAAATATGCAGCTTTTGCTTTTTGCACATTAATTCATTGAATTTTAAGCAGATAGAATATTAGCTCTTTCTTAAGATTATGTCCTCACACAATAAACACATCTTAAAGTTGCCCAACAAACGGTAATGGTTTTTGGCAATGTAAGAGATGGACTCTTGGATTGGTTGCGACTTCCTGTTGTGATATCTCCGCTTTATATTGTAAATGTTGAATACCTTCTTGAACAATGACATGTACCGATCACATTTGAATAGTTTTGTTCCGGAACTTCTTGTGTTTGTCCATATCCTTTCCAATCTCTTGTCCCATCACCAATCAATGATTACCTTTAATCTGCTCCTATTTTAGATTTGACCTTTTCCCAACATCAGCTGTGAGCTGTTAATGCTTCAAGTGCATAAGGACtgagttttactttataatatCCAGGTTTTTGCGGGTGGACACATTATCTCTTCTGCTTTCCTTGGCTAATGTTACTGCACATTCGGATGTTCTTGTAGTGGACATGCTTGGAGGAATCATTACTGGTGCTGTTGCAGAGCGCTTGGGAGGTATCTGATTTCTTTAGTTGAAGTGAATTTGTTCCTTCaattttttgtaaaattgtCCATAGAGATAATGTGCTGGACTGCTGGCCATATTTTACAATTTAGACAAACAAAAAAGTGTTGTTTCAAATGTAGCTTTCATGCTTCAAAAAATTTTCTCACGTTATAAAGATTGAGCACATAGTTGCTGCAACTAGTTTGGTACCTTTCAATGAGGGACCTGCGTCCGATGATGTTAACATGGTAGATGTAATGTTTTGAATCTGGTATGTGCTATATAGCTGGACAAGACTGGCTAACATGCTAATATGGACACTAACTGGGTTTTACTGCAGAAGATTTGATATAGTTGGGTAACTTTTGCTATTGTGTTTTGCGATAGCAGGAACAGGTTATGTTTGCAATACATATAGGGGAGTAAAGCCACATCCCATCGGTATTGTACAAATGTTCAATTTCTGTGATGATACATGCAGAAGGTAGATGTCTATAGTGTTGGGATATACTAATCATTTTGCACTATATCGAAGTATCTATTCTTTGTATCTGGAAATACTGTTGAAGCAGTTTTTTAACCATGGTTGATGGAAGGAAAATGAACCTGTCGTGTGCTTCCTTTGTCCAGGATTGTCCACTCTTCATTGGCTGAATTATGTTCATCAGATGGTGGAACTCCATTATCAACCGAGCAGCTTGAAGATGCCTGTGATGCCAGGAGTCAGCAAAATGTAGGCAACACATTTGATTGTTTGATTCTATCGGCTTGTAATTTTGATCTAACTACAAATGGTATTGATATGCAGGAACAATCTTTGTCTACTTCAGTAATAAATCTGGCCAGCATGGATGAAAGCTGTAATGGAAATATTGACACTGTGACAAATGTGGACCGTTCTCCAAAACTTTGTAAAAGTGTAAAGGCTGGTGAAAGAGCACCACTGGAGGCCATCAAGGCCTGGAAGGAAAATGGATTTTCCAGGTCTGTGCACATTTCCGTGACATGCTTTCTTTTCGATCATATGAAGTTATTTTGACATTTCTAAAGGTTTTAACTCTGTTACTTTTTGTCTTCTATTTTTAGTATGATAATTGCTGCTCCAGACTTGGATGCTTGGAGCATTGTGAAAGAACTCTTACCACTTTTATCCTATTCAGCTCCAT comes from Henckelia pumila isolate YLH828 chromosome 4, ASM3356847v2, whole genome shotgun sequence and encodes:
- the LOC140864787 gene encoding uncharacterized protein isoform X3, with translation MMGPFCPAYFHLQKVFVSDIIQEKIVSQITEESRDNRAIVDNNTAQSLSGEDIEEMRRKGATGDDIVEALIANSATFEKKTAFSQEKYRIKKQKKYAPRVLLRRPFARSICEAYFKKHAEKIGFLRVDTLSLLLSLANVTAHSDVLVVDMLGGIITGAVAERLGAGTGYVCNTYRGVKPHPIGIVQMFNFCDDTCRRIVHSSLAELCSSDGGTPLSTEQLEDACDARSQQNEQSLSTSVINLASMDESCNGNIDTVTNVDRSPKLCKSVKAGERAPLEAIKAWKENGFSSMIIAAPDLDAWSIVKELLPLLSYSAPFVIYHQYLQPLATCLHNLQIEKMAINLQISEPWLREYQVLPSRTHPHMQMSSFGGFVLSGTRITGVDEPQSH